One Puntigrus tetrazona isolate hp1 chromosome 25, ASM1883169v1, whole genome shotgun sequence genomic window, GAAACTGGCGCCATATTGAAGACACGATCAATTAAAGTagtgtcatttaaatgaataaacgaATTAAATAGAGACTCGGAACGTACCTGTGACGCGATGCCGCTCAGGTGTGTGTCGCGAGACCCGCGAAAGGCAGGTGTTTTATATGCTGGTGTTCATCCAGCAGCGGGCAGTAGAGAACCACAGTACCTTAATTCTTGTAAGAAATCCTCACCGAGTCTCCCATAATTGTcttacagaacaaaaaaaagttacaatcgAAAAGAATTAACAGTAATGGTACATAGATAAAGGATAGGATAggatttattttgtattagaaACGTATTACTCagatgtttagattttttatatttagtttgcGCTTATGTTTCAGTCGTTACGGTAACCGAGTCTTCGCGCCGTTGCCATGGGAGACGCGGCAGCGCTGGTTCACTTCTGTGGTTCGCTTTCCGCACGAGTCAGAAACTCTCCGTTACAATCACGGGAAATCACTATGATTTTACTTTTCAGACGGAAGATTTCACGATTCAGTGAGGTGACGTCTGGTTTCCTACCTGCGCGGGTCTAAAGGTGTGTAAACGTTTAAAGTTCGGTTCGGTTTGGTTACGTTTGGTTAGCAATTAGCCTTTTAGCTGGTTAAATTAAATCTTGTTCGTTAGCCGTTTACGACTCTCGTTTAAAGCGACAGCGTGTAGCATTTCGCTGCGTTTAACTCGATCTCCTGATATGACTGTTCAAAATCAGATACAGAAACATTTAACGCAATAGATAACACCGAGTTCGCGTCGGTGAACTCATCCTAGCGCTAATCTCGCGCCTTCTGTCACTACGTACACAATCGAGTTAATTCGTTAGCCGCGTACTGTCGATATTTCACGGTGAACGTCAGGAGCGTGGAGAGAGAAGCTGGTTAATCTCTTTGTTTAGGCTGTATGGAGTTTTGAATCAGACGGAGATTAGAGATGCCCAGAGCGTCTCATCTCCTTCTGCACTCAGTGAAATTAACCCGTAATCCCCTCTCAGTGACCTGCTGCTCTTCCTGTGTAACACCTTGGATAACACGCGCTGAAGGACTCGCACGAGGCCAGTGTGACAGCCCTCCACAGGTGAGGACACAAACACTGGGCtcacaaatagatagatagatagatagatagatacacgtTCAACGGGACTGCCGTGTTTCAGACTGATAGGACACCCGGAAGATAGACAGACATTcaataaatagatagacagGCAACGCAATAGACAGCTAGATGCTTAGACAGATAAACTGACAGACATTTAACAGAAAGATAGTCAACAGGATAGATGCATTCAACAGGATAGACATATTTTAGCAttctattttacatttctggGACAGTAGAAATAGccagatagatggacagatatttaaaggaacactctaTTTTTGAACATAGGGACGTTTCTTTTGAGTTTTGCTGCTCTGGAATCTGTTAGCGATAGCTTAGCATAGGTCATTGAAGCTGATTGGACCGTTAGCTTAAAAATGACCGAAGAGTTTTGACGTCTTTCCTATTTTTCTGTGGCGTACTAAGGCCGACAGGAAACGGAAAGTTGCTGTTCTCTAGGTTGACATGCCTaggaaattaataataataattataaaggAACGCAGCACCTGAAAACGTACATTATCTGACGGCCTCCAGAAGTCACGTTTTAAGTAGGAAAAATATGCCCATTTTTTTGAGCATTATGCTAaaggtctaatcagattcagtgatTTATGATAAAAGTGCAGACATTCAGCAGATAAACATTTGATATCATAGATGCCTTGAGATTTTTGTTTCTTCACTCCGTTCAGGAGGAACATCTCGACGCGCTCCGATGAGGATCTCAGCTCTTCAGGAACATTAATACCCCCCCCCAGCGTCTGAATGTTTGCTCATCAGCGCGTCCGGCATGGCTTACGCCAGGATTAAACGGCCAGTGGAGCGACTCCAGGAATTATCCTCGCAGCGCTTGGGTTTGTCGTGGAGTAGCGGAAAGCGAGATGGAATTTCCTCCATGTGATCACGGCGAGATGATCTCGGCGTCAGACGTCTGCTGAAGACTTTATATGGGCGGAGGGCCGCGGTGTTGTTTTCTAGTGTATTCCGGATCGCCGCAGACATGCTCCAGACCAATAACTATTCGCTGGTGCTGCTGATCCAGCTGGCgctgctgacctttgacctgttcGTCAACTCCTTCAGTGAGCTGCTGCGGACCGCGCCGGTCATACAGCTCGTGCTCTTCATGTGAGTGTGCTGCAGTTATAGCAGAGAGTGTGCCGTGTTTTCAGCGCACTATATAGGCATCCAGCGACTGATGAAGCTTGAATGCGGTGCCAATGCACGAATGTCTGTCTCGTTTGCACAGAATCCAGGACATCGGCATCCTGTTTAACGTGATCATCATCCTTCTCATGATGTTCAACACATACGTGTTCCAGGTGGGGCTGGTGTCTCTGCTGCTGGAGCGGTTCCGAGCGCTGCTGATACTGTCTGCTCTCTACCTGACTCTCAGCATCTGCTTTCACTGCTGGGTCAtggtgtgtacacacacacacacacacacacacacacacacacacacacacacacacacacacacactcactcactcactcactcacacacacacacacactcactcacacactcactcactcactcactcactcacacacacacactcacacacacacacacactcactccatgTTTAAATCCATTCCGGTGcagtaattataattgtattatatttggATTAAAAGTAAACTCATTCTGAACACAGAATGATTATagtacaatatataataaacaataaatctccaaatatatttgcaaaatacTCATGCTGTCCTTCATTCTGctccgtttttatttttttgtaaaaaactatttaagtaTTGTTATTGTATAGCCATTAATATAAGACAATTTTTtggtacataaaataaaataaaatggtacaaattaatagttttttgcAAATTCTTACAAAAATTActtacaaaaattacattacatatatattacattattgtaacattatatatatatatatatccaattatttatattgtattttgtttatttctgtttattctgtataaatattttcatatttttcttttcagttccCATGTTTAAAGCCATTCGTCTGGAATATTGTAGACAAcaattattgtataatatacaagtaaaaaataagATCAATGAAAATTCTACATTTGTGCTTAcatagttgtatttttaaaataattcaatttccCTTTATTCTATTAATTTCCCAGGTTGAAAAATCACAGTTTAAATCCATTCAGCAGAAAATGATTAATGTAACGTTTACATGTTATACTTCAAAGGAGATTAACGTTGCATCCAAAATCCGTATTTCTCGAATTGAAAAGTCCCCCGACTCTAATGCAGAATTTCCCTCACTGTGCTCGTTTCCTGTCAGAACCTGAGGTGGATGGAGTCCAATCGTTTCGTGTGGACGGACGGCCTGCAGGTCCTCTTTGTGTTCCAGAGACTGGGTAAGCCGGCCGTGAGACGTTAGCCAAACCCCTGAATTGGATTTCACTTGAGGGTCACTGTCAATCTCGTCAAGAACCTCTCAATCCCTTACTACATGTTTAGAGATACAGGCCTAACCTTTCTCTCTCGTGACGCTAAAGCTGTCGTAGAGGTGTGATCAAACCAGAGCCACCTttcaatcgttttttttttagcggTTTGTTCCCGTAGACCATTGACGGTTTTGTGTCTCCCCCAGCTGCCGTGTTGTATTACTACTTCTACAAACGCACGACCGAGTATCTGGGAGACCCCAGACTCTACGAAGATTCCCCGTGGCTCCGCGACGCGTTCGCTCGAGCGCGGCAGTGAAACGAAACGCCCGGAAAACCAGCCCCGAAGCGGCGCTAACGTCGTGCAGTACGACACGCAGCTAAAGCAGGAAACTTAACGGACTCCATTTAAAGCGAACTTGTGAACCGCGGAGCACGTCGGCGACCGGAGAGATGTCCTTCGATGCTTTTAACGCGACGGGAAATAAAGCACGCGACGTCTCTAAACACATCTTAGTGCAACAGCTCACCAGGTGTAAAGCTACAGTTAGCGTAAATAGCTTCTAGGGTAGCGTAGCACGTTAAAAAACGTCTTTTTGTATGGTTTCGGATCAGCGCTTGAGCAGAGGTTGATCGTACGGTTTCTGAGAGATTTCGTTCACTTCGGTTTGCCTTCGAAACGACAAATGGAATTTGGTCTCAAGGAATCTTTTTGTATATCGTGcccgtttttttttaacattttgtttgtaatgttttcttaaaCGTCCTCCAAGCGAAACACGTCCGGTGTATTTCGAGTCGACGGAGCATCAACAAAGTGCCTCACTGTTCACCCAACAAGACACGACGTGAGCAACACTTGTTATGCAGCAGCCCAGCATTCATGTTGTACTAATAAACGTTTTACATCGGCCTGATCCGCATCTCTGATGCTTCATCTTTTATTGCAAACGTAAGTGTCCTTGAAGGAATGGTcgcagccaaaaatgaaaatgcaccgAGTTTGtatcttcatcagaacagatggGAAGAAATTTGCTTGAAAACCACTGATGAAGAAGCTAAGCTGACTTGCAAAGCTAAGAACCGCGTTTGTTTGAAACAAAATCGTTGAGGGCGCTTAAACTCCATCCATGATATCGCTTTCTAAAGTGAGAAGGTCATCTGAATCAAGAGAATGTATGTGCAATCAATACGAGATGGGGTTTATTAATGGAGGAAGAATTATTTTAGACTCTAAAGATGGATTTgtggtgatgtttttatcagctctcattctgacggcacccattcactgcagagcatccgttggtgagcaattaatgcaatgctacattttttacaatctattttgatttttaaaaaaaattatttcttttcatgAACTATTCCATGACAGAAGCACACCTGAACTATTTAGTGAACTTTCTTCCACTCGTCCTGGCACGTCTGTAGCGGCTTTACCTCTGAGACGGGCGACGGTCTGCACGCTGACAGACTTTTCTATTCTGATCAGTCAGATTAAGCCTGGATTGGGGTTTTACGCTCCACAAACAGCCTGCGGGACACAAATAGCATGCTATGTTTTCAAATACTCGGCCAACTCGCTTCTCACAAGGATGAAGGAACCTGCTGACTGAACAGGAAGCcgaacaaaacaacaattaaagaAACGGTCCAcccagttttttaaaaatgtgacgGTCCATCCGCGTTGCTTTatcggatttggagaaatgtagcattgtatCGCATGATCACTGATGTATCctctgctgtgaatgggtgccgtcagaatgagagttcaaactaaaagtaatccacaccagactttaacattttaacatcagGTTAAGCTTTGCTTGACATAACGACTGACTTGAATTTGAttggtattaataataataatagtgtttaaattataatttactgtTTCAGGTTACACGCGTTAGTATTTTAATGtgagtgaaatatttatttagcagataGTTTTGTGCGGAGAGACGTACAAAGTAAGTCATGTCTAAATATAGATAATTAAATAAGGAAAATGTTTAGGAATGAAAAGGaatcatttttgatttttgtaacaaaaactgtttttatttgtgaaatattaatccACAGTCCCGTCATGCCAGTGCAAACTCGATCCAAGCTCCCAGTGCTTCTGCAAAGTCTGAAGTCCcgggaaacaaacaaaaaaaaaaaagttctgatcACCTTGGAATGTTTTCCTGTAGCCTTCACGTCATTTCTACAACCTGGTGAACACAAATACGACAGACGTCATGCGTGTATTGCATGgaaatactgtaattttaagaataaatgCACTGTATTGCCAAACGATAATGATAAACCTCCTTCTAATGAACATCCAggagtacaaatcttaatgtttaaGCATGTAATAATATTCTTTGGCGTTGCatgcttattatttaaaacGATAGGACCTTTTTCTGTTCCATCACGGCAATGCCTCTGTTATAAGGCAAGGTTGATTGAAAGCATGCTGTCACTTTAGATGAAGAGCTTGAGGCAAGAAttcatcaccaaacaccaataAATTAAACTCACACACTAGAAGGGGGCGTCCcgatacttttggcaatatagtgtataaacCGATAAAGCAACAGACCAGTTTTAATATTCCTGAGtgaaactaaaaccataaataacttaaaatatgtTCATAGAATTTTCAGCTAGCATAgccattttcataaaaatttatgcatttaaagggaaaataaaaacGAATGAAATACAGATGTTTAGaactaatactaaaaaaattacaaagcgAAAAAGtctttaactaaaatattaatattcaaaatattattaataactaatatttaGAAGCCTGCTTCCACTGCAGAATAAAAACGCTAAAAaggtaattatttattatattaaaatgccataaaaaaaaaactgaaataaacgccaactgaaatgaaatactaaaaaacattttatttccaaGCAACattgatcattttcattatgtttagctatttaataaaacaagctatttaacttaaaatgcttttttgacactaataaaaactaaaaaaaagctaactgCGGCACTTTAATCTCACATATCTGacagtgctttaaaagtttatAACTTTCATTTCTGAGCTGTACGATATAAACCTGCATCTAAATCGCGAAATAAAAGCGACCTTTTTAATCACCTAAAAGATAAAGCGTTGTAACGCGGCCGgagagcacaaacacactcactttcAGACATAAATGCCGACCCACAGCAAGAGGAACAGGACGCCGAAGCCCATGAAGAGCGACGCCACCAGAGAAATGAGCAGCTCTTTGTACAGATCTCGCGTGTACTTCGTGGACGTCACCTCGTATCTGACCGAGACTCAAGGATGCAAACACACCAACACCTTTTCAGCCTACGGCTTACGAGCACCTTTCCGGTGTTTAGCGAAGGATACACGAAGAACCAGGCGGTGAAGAACATGCCGATGGCCAGCAGCACCACGGTGAGGTGAGGAAACACGGCCGGGTTCACCGGACTGGTGTATCTCGTCATGGCCTCCAACTCCTGCACACAGAAGCGGTCGTTCGCACATTAGTGGACACCACTGAAGAGGAAACGGAACAAACTGGAATAACAGGAGGATGCAAGTATAATAATCACATCAGCCGAACCGACTGAAGCTTTAACGAAACAGCTGAtgatatatataacacacaaatGTGATCCTGGAGCACAAAGTCAGTCAAAAGTAgcactctatatatatatatatatatatatatatatatatatatatataacaatgataggtttttattttaagccaaAAATCATGAGGTAAAGGTCtggatattttttatatttaccgtaaatgcatttttttattattaatatacatggCTTGGAATTTAATTTGGTCAGCTTTAAAGGCGACTTTCTCCGTTTTGCATCTTGTAGCTCACCAAATATTGTCCAAACGTCAAAGGCAAGCTTGTTTGTTCAGCTTTTACAATGTATAATTCTCGATTTTTAATCGCGGTCACATTAACGAAACCTGacacttattaaataaatggcTCGACCTAGATATAAACACTTCTCGCTCCATAAAGTTCGCACGAAGCTCATGCACATACATGTTTGTGACTAAAACGGGCATAATATATTTAGTGCGACGTCAAAATCCGTGTCTGTAATGCCATAAAAAGCTTGACTGACTAGCAGCTAAAGCTAACAAGCGCTGCAATTTAACACGACCGGCGATTAAAGAAAAGACTAGGCGCGTTATTTACAGTTGCGGTTCATTTCTGCACTCTGATACGActaagaaatataataatttgctgtaaaaaataatgcgTAATTTACCATCGTGTGACAGGTAAAGGCAGAATCCGTCCGACCggaaaaagagcaaaaacagccACGTAAGTGAAGAGTGACCGGAAGAGGCGTGGCTGACAGagcaatacaaaataaaggtcCTCGCAGAGCTAGATAGTTTTCTACgagaattgtatttttatattgtattttctttacTCGCACACAAGGAAGAATTAAAATGTAGTAtccagaaaaatatttatttaatttatgcatcgtgcttacatgcatttttattacgACGTCAGTACACATACGTCAAAAAAAAGTGAGACAAATTACGGAGATTGACTAAAATGTATCAATATACAACAGAGACTTTCAGAAAGCTCAAATAAAGccattaaaatgagaaaacgAAGCAAACACAATAGTGAatcaactgtttttaatattttagttttaatgggCTTTAAGCCAAAAAGATAAACATATGACAgacaactgagaaaaaaaaccccaaaacttttttttgtcctttggTGGtataatcagtatttttgtaattttctacCACTGATAAACAGGGAATGATGTTTCACCCCCACGTAAAACaagttatttataaatgttacaaataaaaacggtcatgtttttaatcaattacGATTAAAGGATAACTAACAAATCATAAATGTAGTAAAATCGTATTATACAGACAAATTAAATCACGAGTACAAAGAACAGAAACGAAAGATGCTGTTGTACATAACGAAAGACGTGagttataacaataaaaaccaaACGGAATTCTCACAAGAACATTTAAGAGGCGTTTTATATATTACAGAGTATTTTAGATGTCACAGAAACattagaaaaacatatttacagtgCATAGTTTGGAAGTGCTTCCGCAAGAGGCTGGTTTATTCATGACAGAATATGCGATATTCCcaatgattttcaaaaaataaccATATATTAGATTTCAGAAGATCATCCCGAATGTTTTCTACTCAGAATCAGTGTGGCGTTATAGAAATTGTAATTTTAGTGCACAACATTTCCAGTCAACACTTTCTTGGTTCTCTCCATGATTTGACCCCGCCTCACAAAGACTACATTATGGCTTTTctcattacttaaaaaaattctaacaatATCTAGAACGTCAAAAtgttaagaaacaaacaaacagagacaaaaaaaagactcgTTTTCTTCATGAcggacaaaataaaaaagggagaAGGGATTTTAAAGGCCGTGAAATTAGTAACGTTTTGGACATGGTCCGACGAATTCTCTAAATGAGACTGTTCTGATAAAACTGTACAAGAACATACTGCATGTATAGAACAAAATCATTGGTTACGGCTAATATAAAGTGTAGTATGCGTACATCGCCGTACTGAAGTTagaacaatgcattaaaaaaaatgaaaggataTACAGTGCAAAGGAAGAAAAGGGAAAGAAATAAGTGACAAAGTTAGAAAAGTACCGTAGTATGaagtgttttctttaaaattgcgATAATgatccagtgtttttttttttttttttttttgccacagtGTGAAGCCTATccagtttttaaagaaatccaGTGACTAACTCGGACAAATCCAGTAGTTGCTTTTCTTGAGATGAGCTGATGTATTCATTCTTTCGTACCGTACTTCGCACACTGCTCTCTTTAGACCTGTATCAGCTGAGACCCTGCCTGTTTATTATTGCTGATATCCGCCACGTTTGACGGCGGTTACAAGTGGTTTAACGAAACAAAAGGTAAACAACCTGATTTacatgccattaaaaaaatgagcaGTCAAAGCCATTTCCAGTGTATAAATTGTCAGTGGTCAAGAAAAATCGAATGAGCATACAGACAGTCTGTTATAAAGCGCTTTTGGAGATATTGATGGCATTAGGCATTAAAATGAGAGtccagacagctgataaaaacatcgtAATACTCCACACCACCTTTTGAAGCCAAAGGCTGCAcgtttgcaagaaacaaatacatcaaGACACTTCAACTTTAAAATCCGTAATTAATAAAGACGCTTCCTCCGATGAAGAAGTCCGTCCTCTGTTGTCCTCTCACGTCAAAAcctatttgtttagaactgctTCGGCTTGTAAACGGTGTTTGGTCTGTGCGTATTTCTCTAGAGGAAAGCGATACGGGTTACGGAAGCAACAGGTTGAAGTTAAGAACTCTTTATGATGAACTGGAGTGGatcactgtgatgtttttatcagacggcacccattcacttccattgccgagcagtttcttcatcagatttctctaaatctgatgaagaaacaaacttgtCTACATCCACAATGGCCTGAGCGTGTTCGCGGTAACAAATCCagtttaatgacatttaaagga contains:
- the tmem138 gene encoding transmembrane protein 138, producing the protein MLQTNNYSLVLLIQLALLTFDLFVNSFSELLRTAPVIQLVLFIIQDIGILFNVIIILLMMFNTYVFQVGLVSLLLERFRALLILSALYLTLSICFHCWVMNLRWMESNRFVWTDGLQVLFVFQRLAAVLYYYFYKRTTEYLGDPRLYEDSPWLRDAFARARQ
- the tmem258 gene encoding transmembrane protein 258, which produces MELEAMTRYTSPVNPAVFPHLTVVLLAIGMFFTAWFFVYEVTSTKYTRDLYKELLISLVASLFMGFGVLFLLLWVGIYV